DNA sequence from the Butyricimonas faecalis genome:
GGTGCGCCAGAAATAGAACTCCCTGTGCAGTCCCTCATTGAAGTTCGCTTTGCGCCGCTCTCCGATGATGTAGTTCTCCCACAGCGCACCGACATCCTGCCGAATGGCCAGCGGTGAGAAAGCCCCGATAATGGCATTGCGAATGCCGTTGTCGTAGAAGTACCACTTGCCAGCTTTTGTAACCTCCTTGCGTAGGTTACGCGAATAAGCCCCCAGACGATAGATAACGAAGACCTTTTCCAATAGGTCGAGGTATTTTTCAACGGTCGTCTTGCTCATGCCGAGTTGTTTACCTAACTCTTCGTAAGAAACTTCGCTGCCCAACTGAAAAGCTATCAATCGCAGTAGATCGCGCATCTTGCTCGAATTTTTTAAGCCGTCAATTGCTAAGATATCTTTAAGCAGGTATGCACCGACAATATCACGTAGGTAGTCTGTTTTACGTTCATAGTTCTCCATCATTACTACTTCGGGATAGGAACCGTAAATCAAGCGCGCTTCGAGGTTCTGGCGGGTTTCAAGTGCCGTTTCCGTCTGTGCGATTTCCCGTTGCGAGAATGGTGTAAGGAGAAATTGCGTACTGCGGCCGACCAACGGTTCACCAGTCTTATTCAGCAAATCGAATGACGAAGAACCACTTGCCAAGACACTTATTCCCGGTATTTCATCAACTATCAACTTCAGAATACTACCGATTTGTGGTATGTTCTGTGCCTCATCAATAGCCAGCAAATCAATACCATCCAATAAATGCCGATAATTGGCTATTGAGCGATTCTCCAATAGTGCTAATGTGTCGTAGTCTTCGCCGTTGAGCATCATCGTCCTACCTGAATAGTTGTCCACAATTTTACGCATCATTACCGTTTTACCAACACGGCGAGCACCAAAAATCAGTACTGCTTTATTGGGCGCGATTCGTGCTGTAATCTTCTCTTGAAGTATTCTATTTACTGTTTCCATACCTTATAAAATATAATGCAAAGATAATCATATTTTTTTAATTGGCGAATTTTACAAAAAAAACGGGCTATTAAATGGCGATTTTTACAACCACAATCTTATGGAAGTTGTTTCATTGTTTTTAGTAATG
Encoded proteins:
- a CDS encoding ATP-binding protein; its protein translation is METVNRILQEKITARIAPNKAVLIFGARRVGKTVMMRKIVDNYSGRTMMLNGEDYDTLALLENRSIANYRHLLDGIDLLAIDEAQNIPQIGSILKLIVDEIPGISVLASGSSSFDLLNKTGEPLVGRSTQFLLTPFSQREIAQTETALETRQNLEARLIYGSYPEVVMMENYERKTDYLRDIVGAYLLKDILAIDGLKNSSKMRDLLRLIAFQLGSEVSYEELGKQLGMSKTTVEKYLDLLEKVFVIYRLGAYSRNLRKEVTKAGKWYFYDNGIRNAIIGAFSPLAIRQDVGALWENYIIGERRKANFNEGLHREFYFWRTYDKQEIDLIEESADSLTALEFKWGNKMPAAPKAFQEAYPYAEFHVVNRENYLEFV